One Tachysurus fulvidraco isolate hzauxx_2018 chromosome 2, HZAU_PFXX_2.0, whole genome shotgun sequence DNA segment encodes these proteins:
- the htatip2 gene encoding oxidoreductase HTATIP2 isoform X2: MHTCESCIAQKMDAAALEENFRQKNKSCFILGASGETGKTLLKEIVQRNIFTKITLIGRRKLSFEDKTYDKVVQEVVDFEKLDEYAQAFQGHDVGYCCLGTTKAKAGTEGFIRVDHDYVLKSAELAKAGGCTHFHLESSKGADKTSSFLYLKTKGQVEADIEELSFERYSIYRPAVLLVNREESRPAEWMARKFLGAFSSVFPTAMSIPITAVARAMLINTLIEGEQKTEILENKAIYNLGKIEEKR; this comes from the exons ATGCATACATGCGAGTCATGTATTGCTCAGAA GATGGATGCGGCTGCACTAGAAGAAAACTTCAGGCAAAAGAATAAAAGTTGTTTTATTCTTGGTGCTTCTGGAGAGACAGGGAAAACACTGTTAAAGGAAATTGTACAGCGCAATATTTTCACCAAAATTACTCTCATCGGGCGAAGAAAGCTGAGCTTTGAGGATAAAACGTATGACAAAGTG gTGCAAGAAGTGGTGGACTTTGAGAAGCTGGATGAATATGCCCAAGCATTTCAGGGTCACGACGTTGGGTACTGCTGCCTCGGAACAACCAAAGCCAAAGCAGGAACc GAGGGATTTATCCGTGTCGATCACGACTACGTACTGAAATCAGCAGAACTAGCCAAAGCCGGGGGTTGCACACACTTCCATCTGGAGTCATCTAAAGGAGCTGACAAAACAAGCAGTTTCCTTTATCTAAAAACCAAG GGCCAAGTTGAAGCAGATATAGAGGAGCTGAGCTTTGAGCGATACTCCATCTACAGACCGGC AGTGCTGTTGGTGAACAGAGAGGAGAGTAGACCAGCCGAATGGATGGCACGCAAGTTTCTCGGAGCGTTCTCCTCCGTGTTCCCCACAGCGATGTCCATCCCCATCACCGCTGTGGCTCGAGCCATGCTGATCAACACGCTCATCGAAGGAGAGCAAAAAACCGAGATCCTCGAAAACAAAGCCATTTACAACCTCGGCAAGATTGAGGAAAAGCGTTAA
- the htatip2 gene encoding oxidoreductase HTATIP2 isoform X1, translating into MSLLEGGFTVFVVLVALIAAVLHYMENSPGEYVAYKGMDAAALEENFRQKNKSCFILGASGETGKTLLKEIVQRNIFTKITLIGRRKLSFEDKTYDKVVQEVVDFEKLDEYAQAFQGHDVGYCCLGTTKAKAGTEGFIRVDHDYVLKSAELAKAGGCTHFHLESSKGADKTSSFLYLKTKGQVEADIEELSFERYSIYRPAVLLVNREESRPAEWMARKFLGAFSSVFPTAMSIPITAVARAMLINTLIEGEQKTEILENKAIYNLGKIEEKR; encoded by the exons ATGTCGCTTTTAGAGGGCGgttttactgtttttgttgttttggtcGCGTTAATTGCAGCGGTTTTACACTACATGGAGAATTCACCTGGAGAATACGTGGCGTATAAAGg GATGGATGCGGCTGCACTAGAAGAAAACTTCAGGCAAAAGAATAAAAGTTGTTTTATTCTTGGTGCTTCTGGAGAGACAGGGAAAACACTGTTAAAGGAAATTGTACAGCGCAATATTTTCACCAAAATTACTCTCATCGGGCGAAGAAAGCTGAGCTTTGAGGATAAAACGTATGACAAAGTG gTGCAAGAAGTGGTGGACTTTGAGAAGCTGGATGAATATGCCCAAGCATTTCAGGGTCACGACGTTGGGTACTGCTGCCTCGGAACAACCAAAGCCAAAGCAGGAACc GAGGGATTTATCCGTGTCGATCACGACTACGTACTGAAATCAGCAGAACTAGCCAAAGCCGGGGGTTGCACACACTTCCATCTGGAGTCATCTAAAGGAGCTGACAAAACAAGCAGTTTCCTTTATCTAAAAACCAAG GGCCAAGTTGAAGCAGATATAGAGGAGCTGAGCTTTGAGCGATACTCCATCTACAGACCGGC AGTGCTGTTGGTGAACAGAGAGGAGAGTAGACCAGCCGAATGGATGGCACGCAAGTTTCTCGGAGCGTTCTCCTCCGTGTTCCCCACAGCGATGTCCATCCCCATCACCGCTGTGGCTCGAGCCATGCTGATCAACACGCTCATCGAAGGAGAGCAAAAAACCGAGATCCTCGAAAACAAAGCCATTTACAACCTCGGCAAGATTGAGGAAAAGCGTTAA